The Polymorphobacter megasporae genome window below encodes:
- a CDS encoding PEPxxWA-CTERM sorting domain-containing protein yields MRKIIISAASFVALAVAAPSAAAIYTLTYSGTLSNVSFGGSTNPVSGFQNGQSFVATYTVDTGKGHRLTGPAYDWVYGGPNSGTTLAVTTVFTVAGVKQTAFGSAVDSAAYLTGGALDLNSYAINTSASSTLMTYGIYTNSTGLGASASLEDVPRTASASLSTGYYSYTVYDFDHAQYQSEGQGTLNIDSVTVAVPEPASWLMMIVGFGLVGVAVRRRMVVAA; encoded by the coding sequence GCGATCTACACGCTCACCTACTCCGGGACGCTGAGCAACGTCAGCTTCGGCGGCAGCACCAATCCGGTATCCGGCTTTCAAAACGGCCAGTCGTTCGTGGCGACGTACACGGTCGACACCGGCAAGGGCCATCGCCTGACCGGGCCCGCCTATGACTGGGTATATGGCGGGCCCAACAGCGGTACCACGTTGGCGGTCACGACCGTCTTCACGGTCGCCGGCGTCAAGCAGACCGCTTTCGGCAGCGCAGTCGATTCGGCGGCATATCTCACCGGTGGCGCGCTTGACCTGAACTCCTATGCCATCAACACGTCTGCTTCATCCACCTTGATGACCTACGGGATTTACACGAACAGCACCGGCCTTGGTGCTTCGGCGAGCCTTGAGGATGTCCCGCGGACCGCCTCGGCTTCACTGTCGACCGGATATTATTCCTATACCGTCTATGATTTCGATCACGCCCAGTATCAGTCCGAAGGACAGGGCACTCTCAACATCGACTCGGTCACCGTCGCCGTCCCCGAGCCCGCATCGTGGCTGATGATGATTGTTGGCTTCGGCCTCGTCGGCGTCGCGGTTCGCCGCCGCATGGTCGTCGCGGCGTAA